A window of Symphalangus syndactylus isolate Jambi chromosome X, NHGRI_mSymSyn1-v2.1_pri, whole genome shotgun sequence genomic DNA:
ATCTGGATATCACACTGCACTGTATTGATGGAGTTGTACTCTGTGAGAGGCATTCTTAAACTACTGTGTTCTGTTAGTTCAGATTTCTGAATTTGCAGAAGGCAGATGAACCCTAGCAGTAGGCCATATCAAAAAGtttccttttgttaaaaaaaaaaaaaaaaaaaaaaagcaactggtTAACTTCCTCAGTATGGTTTATTCTTTCAGGAAGCTATGTGCTTTTATCTCTTTGGGATGTTCCTATCAGTGTGGTCTGTTCATTTATGGCTCACTTATGACTTCTCTTAGCAGGTGTCTCAGGGAAATATTACACTTCAAGAAATGCCAGCACAAATGTGAATCAAAATTcttggcccggtgcagtggctcatgcctgtaatcccagcactttgggaggccgaggtgggtggatcacgaggtcaggagttcaagaccagcctggccaatatggtgaaataccatctctactaaaaaatacaaaaaatcagctgggcgtggtggtgtgcacctgtagtcacagctacgcaggaggctgaggcaggagaatcgcttgaacccgagaggcggaggctgcagtgagccgagatcgtgccactgcactccagcctgggcaacagagtgagactccatctaaaaaaaaatacttataaatatttaatgcttCTTGATCTAGTAATACTGCTTGgtgaatttatcctaaggaatgGGACAGAGACATGCCAATGATTTATACATAGGGTTATTTATCATGCTATTAtaacagaaattagaaataacCTAAGCTTTAGCACAGCTACAGGGAAATAGTTAAAGTAttataccatttgttgaaaaagcaTGCAACCATTACAAGTTGTGTTTTTGAAAAAGACTTGATGACATAGgaaaatatacacaatataatgttaagtgaaaaaaacagaTGAAGGAGAATAACAGTGGTCATCTCTGGATAGTATAATTATTGGTAACTTTGTGATTTCCtatgtttgcaaaatttttttaatgaacaaaagtTGTTTTTATAATCGTAAAAGAAATAGTAAACATCATTTATATATCAATCTATACCTCTAGAAGATATCCCAGCAAAGCTGGGGCAATTTTAGCACATAGCTCTCAATGTTTGTGAGATAGGTAAGTGGATGGACAGACGAATGAATGCATGACGATTGGCATTTGTAGTCACCATCATCTAATTTATAAGATTGCAGAAATAACAAGTgaagattttttaattaaaaggagGAAATTCCAGACCTGTCAGCAGTTTGAAGGATGACATGGAAAATACTGAAGGAGCCACAGAATTGGGTGGCTGACAGTAGCCGAGGAGTTGTGGTCTGTCATTGGGTCCATTGCTATTCTTGTTTTTGCTGATTCTATGTGTGTCCTTAAGTATCTTGTGCCTGCTGTTTTCACTGGTCTCTATTCAGTTTGGCTAGTGACTGAGCATGATGGGAATGAAATCAAGGTCATGAGTTCCATTCCCATTTGAACCAGTTAACACTTCTCCTTCTAGGGAGAAGATATCCCAAGGCTATCTCTGGCTGACACTGGACATATGGACAAGCAGGAGTGTGTTGGTCAGGGCAACCTGCCTCTAACACTTGTGAAACCACTTAAAACACCTCTGTACAGAGGCCTATAGTGTCCTTATGTTCTTTGAGAATAGTCCTCTGAAATTGAGGTGTTGATATGTATAACCTTTCCTACCTAAGGAATTAATATAAAACTTAGTCATGTTACgattttaattacaaattcagCCTGGTGCAGCGGCTTCCTCCTGTAATCACGGCAcattgaaaggctgaggtgggaggatcactcaagacTATCAtgaacaacatagggagaccctgtctctacaaaatataaataaattagctgggcatggtggcatgtgcctgtggtcccagttactcaggaagctgaggtgggaggattgcttgagtctgggaagttgaagctacagtgagccatgatcacaccactcttaaaacaaaaacaccacaaaTTCACAGTAAGCTGttcatggaaataataaatggGACTGATTGGCCTACATTGCATCCTACAAGGTATTAATATCTGGGATGTTTTGATCACCTTGCTGAACTGAATCTGGCTTCTTGGTAAGCCTATCAGGAGACAACATCAGATGTATGAATGAAATCTAAATTTTTCCAGTACATTCTCTTATCTGTGAAGGAGCCTGCATCAAAGAAAGCCATTAGACTTTTGTATAGCATCCTGTATCTCTGCTCTTGGTGGCTTATTAAACACAgtagtgttgttgttgttgttgttgttgttgttgttttgagacggagtctcactctgtcacccaggctggagtgcagtggtgcgatcttggctcactgcaacctctgccgcccaggttcaagcgattctcctgccttagcctcttgagtagctgggattacaggcgcctgccattgtgcctggctaatttttgtatttttagtagagacagggtttcaccatattggtcaggctggtcttgaactcctgaccttgtgatccacccgcctcagcctcccaacatgctgggattacaggtgtgagccaccatgcccagccaaacgCAGTGTTTTTAATTGTGATTACTCTTAAATCCAATTACCATACTAGTGCCAGTGCCTTGTTTGTATCTGCTCTGTCTTGATATTGCTAAGGTATTAgatttattgtttgtctttttcaacCTGAATCACCTCtcatcacttatttttaaaaatcttattcagGGGTTGAGGAATTTACAGTTCTGAGTCTAATTGTCCTTGTCCTATATGTCATAATATCTGAATATGAGGGACTCCCTTAAACGGGTCAACTGACTGTTTAGTTCAGGGTGtttaaagaagaggaagagaactgACATTTTTGAGCACTAACAATATGCTGTAGTTTACtagatatttacatatacattatCTGAGTTAATCTTCAATATAACCATGTAAAGTAGGCATTATTACCCCAGTTTGATGAATGAGAGATCTAGTTTGAGAATTTAAATCACTGAATTATCATTTGAACACTGGTCTGTTGGATTTCAAGACCTGTGATTTTTCCATTGCACATACTGACTCCCAGGGGTAGCAGAGTTTCTTAGATTGAACCTAATAACACACTGATCAcctggcctcccctcccctcctgcttttctgtacttatatatatatattatttttaattgacaaataattgtatatattacatggggtacaatgtgatgttgatatatgtttaaaatgtggaatgattaaatcaggctaatttcctttttttttttttctaaaaggacCTTGGCTTCATAATTAACTTTAATTTTCATTCCACCTTGCTTATATTACCTTGGCAAGATCAGTCCTTTGTAGCAAGGCCAGGATTTAAGCTTTGAACCACCAGTAAGGAGGGCATTGGTTTGAGCCTGCTTTCAATTTTGTCCAAAATCCAGTTATTCGTATTTTACCTAGTTCCCAGTAACTCATAATACAATCCAAGAATGTGCCTTATTGCTGGCCTGGTACTTGCTGGATGCTCAGCATTTCAAGGCATATTGGGTTCCATCATCCACTTGAGAGTCAAAAAGTTCTTCAGTTGTAGGAACACGATGCTTGCTATGGTGAAAGCAAGCATGTTTCTCCTCTGGGCCAGACTGGTAAGTAAAGCGACTGCAAAAAATTTACCAAAGGTGGGTTGATGTGTACGTAGTAGAATAGATCAATGAGAAACAGACCATTTGGGCTGAAGAAGATATAGGGTGAAGGTAGGGAGAAGGAAATTTTCAAGAGTAGGGAAACTGAAAGGGATGATCATTATCCTCTGAATGACTGAGGAAAGAAAGCTGGGAGTTAATCTAAGACTAAGGGGAATTAAGAAAATCTGAGTGCAAAGCATAGTGGTGTGGTGACATCCTTTGAAAGGAGGGTGGCTGGATTCCATCCAGGTCTAAACATTATAATTTGTGATTAGAATGAAAAATTTCAAGGGCCTCGTGGAATTAGCCATTACATGTTGGATTCAAATGCATCCTCAGGTCATTAATTTAGGGATATTGAGGGATTAACCAACCTAAGGTTGGTACCTAATTTGGTACCTAATTCAGTACCAAATCCTAGGCAAGTTAATCCATACTGGTTTGGTTTCTTCTTGCCCTCTTTTGTTGTCAACTCGGCAGCTTTCTGGGGCAATATTACAGTTTAAGGTCTTGAGAGCCAAACTCTCTAGCAATCCACTGTGGAGGCCAGGAGGTTTTGGAGAGGGTTACAGGGAAACTCAGAAAGGCAGAGAGTGGTTCCTGAGTGTCTTCGCCATTCTGTTCTTGATTTTTTGCTGCCAGGTTGCCCAGAGAGAAACTGAGCATACTTCCCATCTGCCGACCTTGTCATTTTTTGTACCCCATGGAAAGGAGGATGAGGCACCTGCACCTCAGCTGGTCTCCTGTGCAACAGTCTCTTAGGGAAGTGCAAAATTGGGAGTAAGTGGAAGGAGCCCTGAGGAGCAAAGTGGCTCCAGTCTGGAGAGCTTGGCTGTGCCTGCCTTGGTACccacattttttctctctctcttccctcccagtGCCTCAGAATTTGTGATCCAGCATTGTCATCAGCAAGTAGCCACAAGTGACATATGAGGCCATCTTAAGGGAAGGGGCAGCAGAGAGTTAAAAGGTGGTGGATTGGGACTGGTAGCAGCAGAAATAATCACAAGATAGTGTTTCTTTGGGAAATAGCCTATTTTAAACATCATGAGGTGTGCAAAAAGACAAGCTTTAGAGGAATTGAGGTTTCTACCTTTTAGGCACATTCACCATATAAGATCTCTGATTAATATCAGtaagggcaggaggaggagagacTCCTCACCTTGCCAAAGCAATTACTGTAGTAAGTCACTATagtaaacacttaaaaataacagAACCTCATTTCTCTAGTGCTGTTCAGTATgggagccactagccacatgtggctactgagcatttGAAATATGGCTAGTTTAAACTGAGATGTTTTGTAAGGGCAAAATACACACCAGATCTCAAGGACTTAGTATGAAAAGAAACcagcataatttttatattgatgacATGTTGAAAACAATATATTGGTTACATTGGGataaatgaaatattagttttgcctgtttctttttacctttgtAACACGGTTACTAGAACATGTAAAATTATGCgtgtggctcacattatatttctgttggacagtgctGCTCTGGTATACTCAAAAATAGAATTTGATCTATAAGCATCTTTTTAGCAGTACATGTCTTGCTTTAAGCAAGTGTACCTGTACACCAGAGACAGGCTTATTTCAAAAGAAGGACAGGGAGGAGTGGCGATTTGAAAATGGGGAAACTGATTATAGAAGAAAGTCAGGACCCTGCCTCAGTTACCTCTCagtctgggggtgggggatgctGGGACAGGGGTCAATTGCCTGAAGCAAGTGCTCTCATCCCCCTAGCTCCTGCTGATCTAGTTGGGGCTCCAGAGTGGGGAAGAGAAAGGCACTTTGAAACTTCTCTGCCCTTACCGTCTTAGCCATCAAACTCTGAGCTGGAGATAGTGACGATGTGACAGGAACTTTCCCTGGGCCTCTCTGGGCCACCATTCCTGGccgagagaaagaggagaaatgagGTGAGCACCTTCTTCACTCCTAGGGCCATGTGGTAGAGCTGCAGTCGCACCTCCTTCTGCCAATAGGCATAGATGAGTGGGTTGAGCAGGGAGTTGCCCACGCCGAGCAGCCACAGGTAACGTTCCAGCACAAGGTAGAGGTGACACTCCTGGCAGGCCACCTGCACAATGCCAGTGATAAGGAAGGGGGTCCAGGATAGAGTGAAGCTCCCAATGAGAACAGACACAGTGCGGAGAGCTTTGAAGTCACTGGGAGTCCGTGGGGGTCGATAACCTCCAGCCATGGCTCCTGCATGTTCCATCTTTCGGATCTGCTGGCTGTGCATGGAGGCAATCTTGAGCATGTCGCAGTAGAAGAAGACGAAGAGGAGCATGGCTGGGAAGAAGCCAACGCAGGAGAGGGTCAGTACGAAGTGAGGGTGAAATACAGCAAAGAAGCTGCAGTGCCCTTTGTAGGCAGTCTGCTGGAACACGGGGATTCCGAGTGGGAGGAAGCCAATGAGGTAAGACACTAACCACAGCCCGGCAATGCAGGCGCCGGCCACGAACCCACTCATGATCTTCAAGTAGCGGAAGGGCTGCTTGATGGCAAGGTACCTGTCAAAGGTGATCAGCATGACCGTGAGGACAGAGGCAGCTGCGGAGGAAGTGACAAATGCCATCCGCAGGCTGCACAGGGTCTTCTGTGTGGGCCGAGAAGGGCTGGAGAGCTGGTCTGTGAGTAGGCCAGAGATGGCCACACCAATCGAGGTGTCAGCCACAGCCAGATTCAAGGTGAAGCAGAGATTGACACCATCATTCTTGTGGATCAACAGCAGCACAGCCAGAGCCACCAGTGTGTTAGTAGCAATGATGAGGGAGGCCAGGACAGCAAGGATCACTCCAAATGAGAAAGATGATTCCATGTCTTGAAGTGGCAGGACTTCACTTACCAGGGCATGCTGTCTCTCCAGCTGAAATTCTCATGGGCCAGGGGAAGAGGAGCTGTGGGTTCAGAGCTAGAGCACGATTCTGGCCTTCACTGGCAGTCCAGGCTGGCAGGTCGCCATCTTTGGGATCCTACAGGTCATGAAGAATTACCCTCTCTTTTCagtcctcagcctcctgcctctccAGCTCTCTAAAGGCAGCAACTTCAGTATAGACCTCCCCCTGGGCCCTGAACTAGTCCCTCCCCCTCCAACCACCAAGTTACTAGACAACTCCCAAGTACCTGTACATGCTGTCTCGCCAGGCCCTCTCCCTTCATTGGTGCTTCAGGGACTCTGGAGGGACAGGGACATTCATCAGGTCTCCTGTCT
This region includes:
- the GPR119 gene encoding glucose-dependent insulinotropic receptor, encoding MESSFSFGVILAVLASLIIATNTLVALAVLLLIHKNDGVNLCFTLNLAVADTSIGVAISGLLTDQLSSPSRPTQKTLCSLRMAFVTSSAAASVLTVMLITFDRYLAIKQPFRYLKIMSGFVAGACIAGLWLVSYLIGFLPLGIPVFQQTAYKGHCSFFAVFHPHFVLTLSCVGFFPAMLLFVFFYCDMLKIASMHSQQIRKMEHAGAMAGGYRPPRTPSDFKALRTVSVLIGSFTLSWTPFLITGIVQVACQECHLYLVLERYLWLLGVGNSLLNPLIYAYWQKEVRLQLYHMALGVKKVLTSFLLFLSARNGGPERPRESSCHIVTISSSEFDG